The Streptomyces sp. NBC_01689 genome includes a window with the following:
- a CDS encoding 3-oxoacyl-ACP synthase III family protein has protein sequence MTVHSSIVHVTVHIPEGRQSVAAVEDRFRAASPTIPLSRGVLQRMYGLAERTVAPDHEQPSDLAVRAAQRLLADTDTDPADFDLLLYAGILADMEEPATAHVVADKLGLGCPVLDLKNACNGVLNALEVADAFIRGGRYRRVLVTTAEVSTRESRWEVDDPAEVLTALPSLSTGDMGSALLVAASDRPGILGTRFFANSWGWRAATLPNPYAQHRTLGRLRIDSAQLVDSFEGLPAKVRGALEEFGVESADLDLVCVHQPSVPFTRVVCAWVGVDPGRILATFPAHGNVATNTIPLQLATALESGRLRRGDLVGMFGFASGASAGVVLCRW, from the coding sequence ATGACCGTGCACAGCAGCATCGTCCACGTGACCGTCCACATCCCGGAGGGACGGCAGAGCGTGGCCGCCGTGGAGGACCGGTTCCGGGCGGCCAGCCCCACGATCCCGTTGTCCCGGGGAGTGCTCCAGCGCATGTACGGGCTGGCCGAGCGCACCGTGGCCCCGGACCACGAACAGCCCTCCGACCTGGCAGTCCGCGCGGCGCAGCGGCTGCTCGCGGACACGGACACCGATCCGGCCGACTTCGACCTGCTCCTCTACGCGGGCATCCTCGCCGACATGGAGGAGCCCGCCACCGCCCATGTCGTCGCCGACAAACTGGGTCTCGGGTGTCCCGTGCTCGACCTGAAGAACGCCTGCAACGGCGTCCTCAACGCCCTGGAGGTCGCCGACGCGTTCATCCGGGGCGGCCGGTACCGCAGGGTGCTGGTGACCACCGCCGAGGTCAGCACTCGCGAGAGTCGCTGGGAGGTCGACGACCCGGCGGAGGTCCTGACCGCGCTGCCGAGCCTCAGCACCGGCGACATGGGCTCCGCCCTGCTGGTGGCGGCGAGCGACCGGCCCGGCATCCTCGGCACGCGCTTCTTCGCCAACTCCTGGGGCTGGCGGGCCGCGACGCTGCCCAACCCTTACGCGCAGCACCGCACTCTCGGCCGACTCCGCATCGACTCCGCCCAGTTGGTCGACTCGTTCGAGGGACTGCCCGCCAAGGTGCGCGGGGCGCTGGAGGAGTTCGGGGTCGAGAGCGCCGATCTCGACCTCGTCTGCGTGCACCAGCCCTCGGTGCCGTTCACCCGGGTCGTCTGCGCATGGGTGGGAGTGGACCCCGGCCGGATCCTCGCCACCTTCCCCGCCCACGGCAACGTGGCGACCAACACCATCCCGCTCCAGCTGGCCACCGCACTGGAGAGCGGCCGCCTGCGACGCGGCGATCTGGTGGGCATGTTCGGCTTCGCGAGCGGGGCCAGCGCGGGAGTGGTCCTCTGCCGATGGTGA
- a CDS encoding cytochrome P450, with protein MTTTAPAPVPVPVPAPASALDLPAPYGRCPFDPPPAYTAAARDAAVTRALLPNGARCWLVTGHEEVRAVLSDPRFSADARAPGFPFLSAGQRELATAKPSFIRMDDPEHARLRRMVTKDFLVKRIEELRPAIQRIVDGAVDRMTAGRASADLVADFALPVPSSVICLMLGVPYEDHELFQSLSRTLLDTRTSRRRAEQAHAQLNKYLVELAHRKRLRPADDILSRLVVRDDLTPQETASLGFLLLVTGHESTANMAAISVLALLRDPGQAALLRENPERVRGAVEELLRHLTIIHLGLGRAATRSVEVGGVTIEAGDGVICMLSTANRDPAVFATEGGTCPSEFDVTRDARRHLAFGHGVHQCLGQTLARVELQIILATLLRRLPGLRQAAPAEELLYHRDAIVYGPRSLPVTW; from the coding sequence ATGACCACCACCGCACCCGCACCCGTACCCGTACCCGTACCCGCACCCGCATCCGCTCTCGACCTCCCCGCCCCGTACGGAAGGTGTCCGTTCGACCCGCCCCCGGCCTACACGGCCGCCGCCCGGGACGCCGCCGTCACCCGTGCCCTTCTGCCGAACGGCGCCAGGTGCTGGCTGGTCACCGGCCACGAGGAGGTGCGCGCCGTTCTCTCCGACCCCCGCTTCAGCGCCGACGCGCGCGCCCCCGGCTTCCCGTTCCTCTCCGCCGGGCAGCGAGAACTGGCGACCGCGAAGCCCAGCTTCATCCGCATGGACGACCCCGAACACGCCCGTCTGCGCCGCATGGTGACCAAGGACTTCCTGGTCAAGCGCATCGAGGAACTGCGTCCCGCGATCCAGCGCATCGTCGACGGGGCCGTGGACCGCATGACCGCCGGACGCGCCTCGGCCGACCTCGTCGCCGACTTCGCCCTGCCCGTCCCCTCGTCGGTCATCTGTCTGATGCTGGGAGTGCCCTACGAGGATCACGAACTGTTCCAGTCCCTCAGCCGCACCCTGCTCGACACCCGGACGAGCCGCCGGCGCGCCGAGCAGGCGCACGCCCAACTCAATAAGTACCTGGTCGAGTTGGCCCACAGGAAACGTCTCCGTCCGGCGGACGACATCCTCAGCCGCCTGGTGGTACGTGACGACCTCACGCCCCAGGAGACGGCGTCCCTCGGATTCCTGCTGCTCGTCACCGGTCACGAGAGCACCGCGAACATGGCGGCCATCAGTGTGCTCGCGCTGCTGCGCGACCCGGGGCAGGCCGCGCTCCTGCGCGAGAATCCGGAGCGCGTCCGCGGGGCCGTCGAGGAGCTCCTGCGCCACCTCACCATCATTCATCTCGGCCTGGGCCGTGCGGCGACGCGCTCCGTCGAGGTGGGCGGGGTCACGATCGAGGCGGGTGACGGCGTGATCTGCATGCTGTCCACCGCCAACCGTGACCCGGCGGTGTTCGCGACCGAGGGCGGCACCTGCCCCTCGGAGTTCGACGTGACCCGGGACGCGCGGCGGCACCTGGCCTTCGGGCACGGAGTCCACCAGTGCCTGGGCCAGACGCTGGCGAGGGTCGAGCTCCAGATCATCCTCGCCACGCTGCTCCGGCGCCTGCCCGGACTGCGGCAGGCCGCACCGGCGGAGGAACTCCTCTACCACCGGGACGCGATTGTCTACGGACCGCGCTCGTTGCCGGTGACCTGGTAA
- a CDS encoding acyl carrier protein: MSPVQAAVTAVLTQKFEVRPESIHPDATLESFDLDSLALAEFALVLQQRLGIRVEEDEAAAHSTVGGLVAALNAKRAREGHA; this comes from the coding sequence ATGTCCCCTGTCCAGGCCGCCGTCACCGCCGTCCTGACCCAGAAGTTCGAGGTCCGCCCTGAGAGCATCCATCCGGACGCCACCCTGGAGAGCTTCGACCTCGACTCCCTGGCGCTCGCCGAATTCGCCCTCGTCCTCCAGCAGCGGCTGGGCATCCGGGTGGAGGAGGACGAGGCGGCCGCGCACAGCACCGTGGGCGGGCTCGTCGCCGCACTGAACGCCAAGCGAGCCCGTGAGGGCCACGCATGA
- a CDS encoding ThuA domain-containing protein, giving the protein MHTTGFRPKRAILRVLLLLATLLAVAAPPAAQASTTAAPFKVLALYSGTWDAAHIDFDKEANDWFPKQAAANGFTYTASTNWDLLSNGGVNTYQVVLFLDDLPQTSAQRSGFEQYMRNGGAWMGFHVSAFTTSASDWPWYHNQFLGSGNFQSNTWGPTTAVLKVEDRTHPATKNLPATFTSAVSEWYSWSNDLRQNPDIKILASVDPSSFPLGTDPNQSWYSGYYPILWTNTKYKMLYANFGHNAMDYSTNTRLSSTFASETQNRFVLDGLKWLGGAGGTTPPADSISETTWYSLTNAGNGTCVDARAAATANGTAIQQYACNGTQAQQFQFRSTDSGYRQAGIRANPQQVIDVTGVSTADNAPLQLWSYSGGQNQQWLPVKESTGRYHFSARHSGKCLTAASAATNSVQLTQRACDGSSAQSFTLTAQP; this is encoded by the coding sequence ATGCACACCACCGGATTCCGACCGAAGCGCGCGATCCTGCGGGTGCTGCTGCTGCTGGCGACGCTGCTCGCCGTGGCGGCACCACCCGCCGCGCAGGCGAGCACGACGGCGGCCCCGTTCAAGGTGCTCGCGCTCTACAGCGGCACCTGGGACGCGGCGCACATCGACTTCGACAAGGAAGCGAACGACTGGTTCCCCAAGCAGGCCGCCGCCAACGGCTTCACCTACACGGCCAGCACCAACTGGGACCTGCTCAGCAACGGCGGCGTCAACACCTACCAGGTCGTGCTGTTCCTGGACGACCTGCCGCAGACGTCCGCCCAGCGGAGCGGCTTCGAGCAGTACATGCGGAACGGGGGCGCCTGGATGGGCTTCCACGTCTCGGCCTTCACGACCAGTGCCTCGGACTGGCCCTGGTACCACAACCAGTTCCTCGGCAGCGGGAACTTCCAGTCGAACACCTGGGGTCCGACCACGGCGGTCCTGAAGGTCGAGGACCGTACGCACCCCGCCACCAAGAACCTGCCGGCCACGTTCACCTCGGCGGTCAGCGAGTGGTACAGCTGGTCCAACGACCTGCGGCAGAACCCGGACATCAAGATCCTGGCGTCCGTCGACCCCAGCAGCTTCCCGCTGGGCACGGACCCCAACCAGAGCTGGTACAGCGGCTACTACCCGATCCTGTGGACCAACACGAAGTACAAGATGCTGTACGCGAACTTCGGTCACAACGCGATGGACTACTCGACCAACACCCGTCTGTCGTCGACGTTCGCGAGTGAGACGCAGAACCGGTTCGTGCTGGACGGCCTCAAGTGGCTGGGCGGGGCGGGCGGCACGACCCCGCCGGCCGACTCGATCTCCGAGACCACCTGGTACTCGCTGACCAACGCCGGGAACGGCACGTGTGTGGACGCGCGCGCGGCGGCCACGGCGAACGGGACCGCGATCCAGCAGTACGCCTGCAACGGCACCCAGGCCCAGCAGTTCCAGTTCCGCTCGACCGACAGCGGCTACCGGCAGGCGGGCATCCGCGCCAACCCGCAGCAGGTCATCGACGTGACCGGCGTCTCGACCGCCGACAACGCGCCGTTGCAGCTGTGGAGTTACAGCGGCGGGCAGAACCAGCAGTGGCTGCCCGTCAAGGAGAGCACCGGGCGCTACCACTTCAGCGCCCGGCACAGCGGGAAGTGCCTGACGGCGGCGAGCGCCGCCACCAACAGCGTGCAGCTCACCCAGCGCGCCTGCGACGGTTCGTCCGCGCAGAGCTTCACGCTCACCGCACAGCCCTGA
- a CDS encoding RICIN domain-containing protein, which translates to MPRPTRPSGPRRIPQALAAVALVATTVSGLTAASQDRATAATTAAAALPTGWATVVNAASGKCVDARAAATANGTAVQQYACNSSQAQQWQLAATSGGYSQVDNRADATKAWDVTDVSTADAAPVQLWTYSGGNNQQWQAVADSGGSYHFVNRNSGKCLDVPSASTADSVQLQQYTCNGTAAQSFFVNPVDTTPPPGTPDLGPNVTVFDPSTPAATIQSSLNSAFSQQETNQFGTARKAFLFKPGTYDANANVGFYTQVAGLGLSPDDVNIRGAVHAEADWFQGNATQNFWRSAENLSVTPTGGSDRWAVSQAAPYRRMHLRGNLALDDGGWSSGGYMADTKIDGQVNSGSQQQWLSRNTEWGSWTGSNWNMVFVGSKNAPANSFPNPPYTTVTQAPVTREKPFLYVDSAGAWKVFVPSARTNTTGTTWGAGTPAGASLPLSDFFVVKPGATAAQMNDALAQGKNLLVTPGVYHLSQTLKVTRPDTVVLGLGLATLIPDNGITAMTVADVDGVQLAGLLIDAGTTNSAQLMEMGPSGSSADHSADPSSLHDVFFRIGGAGVGKATTSLTINSDDVIGDHLWLWRADHGSGVGWTSNTADTGLVVNGDDVTMYGLFVEHYQKYQTVWNGNGGRTYFYQNEMPYDPPNQAAWMNGSTQGYAAYKVANSVTSHQVYGFGSYCFFNVNSSVAAEHAIEAPNTANVKFKDMVTVSLGGTGTIRHVVNDRGGPSDSGTNVANLVSYP; encoded by the coding sequence ATGCCTCGACCGACAAGACCTTCCGGTCCCCGCCGGATACCGCAAGCCCTCGCCGCGGTCGCCCTGGTCGCGACCACGGTCTCGGGCCTGACGGCCGCCTCACAGGACCGGGCGACCGCCGCGACCACCGCTGCCGCCGCACTGCCGACCGGCTGGGCCACGGTCGTCAACGCCGCCAGCGGCAAGTGCGTGGACGCGCGCGCCGCCGCGACGGCGAACGGCACCGCCGTCCAGCAGTACGCCTGCAACAGCAGTCAGGCCCAGCAGTGGCAGCTCGCGGCCACCTCCGGCGGCTACTCCCAGGTCGACAACCGGGCCGACGCCACCAAGGCCTGGGACGTCACCGACGTCTCGACGGCGGACGCCGCGCCGGTGCAGCTGTGGACGTACAGCGGCGGCAACAACCAGCAGTGGCAGGCCGTCGCGGACTCCGGTGGCTCGTACCACTTCGTCAACCGCAACAGCGGCAAATGCCTCGACGTGCCCAGCGCGTCCACCGCGGACAGCGTGCAGCTCCAGCAGTACACGTGCAACGGCACGGCGGCCCAGTCGTTCTTCGTCAACCCCGTCGACACGACGCCGCCGCCGGGGACCCCGGACCTCGGCCCGAACGTCACCGTCTTCGATCCGTCGACGCCCGCCGCCACCATCCAGAGCAGCCTCAACTCGGCGTTCTCGCAGCAGGAGACCAACCAGTTCGGCACGGCCCGCAAGGCCTTCCTCTTCAAGCCGGGCACCTACGACGCCAACGCCAACGTCGGCTTCTACACCCAGGTCGCCGGCCTCGGTCTCTCTCCCGACGACGTCAACATCCGCGGCGCTGTGCACGCGGAGGCCGACTGGTTCCAGGGCAACGCCACCCAGAACTTCTGGCGTTCGGCGGAGAACCTGTCGGTGACCCCGACCGGCGGCTCGGACCGCTGGGCGGTGTCGCAGGCGGCCCCCTACCGGCGGATGCATCTGCGCGGCAACCTCGCGCTGGACGACGGCGGTTGGTCGAGCGGCGGCTACATGGCCGACACGAAGATCGACGGCCAGGTCAACTCCGGTTCGCAGCAGCAGTGGCTGTCACGGAACACCGAGTGGGGCAGCTGGACCGGCTCCAACTGGAACATGGTCTTCGTCGGCTCCAAGAACGCCCCGGCCAACAGCTTCCCCAACCCGCCCTACACGACGGTCACCCAGGCACCGGTCACCCGTGAGAAGCCCTTCCTCTACGTGGACTCGGCGGGCGCCTGGAAGGTGTTCGTGCCCTCCGCCCGCACCAACACCACCGGCACCACCTGGGGCGCGGGTACCCCGGCGGGCGCGTCCCTGCCCCTGTCCGACTTCTTCGTCGTCAAGCCGGGCGCGACGGCCGCCCAGATGAACGACGCGCTCGCCCAGGGCAAGAACCTGCTGGTGACCCCCGGCGTCTACCACCTCTCCCAGACACTGAAGGTGACCCGGCCCGACACCGTCGTCCTGGGCCTCGGCCTGGCCACGCTCATCCCCGACAACGGAATCACGGCGATGACGGTCGCGGACGTGGACGGGGTCCAGCTCGCGGGTCTGCTGATCGACGCCGGGACCACCAACTCCGCCCAGCTGATGGAGATGGGACCGAGCGGCTCCTCCGCCGACCACAGCGCCGACCCCAGCTCCCTGCACGACGTCTTCTTCCGCATCGGCGGCGCGGGCGTCGGCAAGGCCACCACCAGCCTGACCATCAACAGTGACGACGTCATCGGCGACCATCTGTGGCTGTGGCGCGCCGACCACGGCAGCGGCGTGGGCTGGACCAGTAACACCGCCGACACCGGCCTCGTCGTCAACGGCGACGACGTGACGATGTACGGCCTGTTCGTCGAGCACTACCAGAAGTACCAGACCGTCTGGAACGGCAACGGCGGCCGCACGTACTTCTACCAGAACGAGATGCCGTACGACCCGCCCAACCAGGCCGCCTGGATGAACGGATCCACGCAGGGATACGCCGCCTACAAGGTGGCGAACTCGGTGACGAGCCACCAGGTGTACGGCTTCGGCAGTTACTGCTTCTTCAACGTCAACTCCTCGGTCGCCGCCGAGCACGCCATCGAGGCACCGAACACCGCGAACGTGAAGTTCAAGGACATGGTGACGGTCTCCCTCGGCGGCACGGGAACCATACGGCACGTCGTCAACGACCGGGGCGGCCCGTCCGACTCCGGTACGAACGTCGCCAACCTCGTCAGCTACCCGTGA
- a CDS encoding CsbD family protein, translating to MIKGNAKTKQITGRLRETLGKALGDKSMQRQGRSEQLRGKAQEMTGKAADRVRRATRH from the coding sequence ATGATCAAGGGAAACGCGAAAACGAAACAGATCACGGGCCGGCTGCGGGAAACCCTGGGAAAGGCCCTGGGAGACAAGTCCATGCAGCGGCAGGGACGCAGCGAACAGCTGCGGGGCAAGGCCCAGGAGATGACCGGGAAGGCCGCGGACCGCGTGCGCAGGGCGACCAGGCACTGA
- a CDS encoding NAD(P)-dependent oxidoreductase produces the protein MVYTGFVGLGVMGQPMALNLARAGTPLVVWNRTAAACDPLRSAGAEVAAGPGEVFDRADTVILMLADETAVDAVLARGTADFAARVAGHTVVHMGTVSPQYSAGLRDDIRSAGGRYVEAPVSGSRVPAEQGQLVVMLAGDDEDVTAVRPLLAPLCREQFDCGSVPDALLMKFSVNLFLITLVTGLTEAFHFADRHGLDQRLLRNVLDAGPMASAVSRVKAPKLLARDFAVQAAATDVLKNNRLIAEAARQAGLASPLLDICHTLFGETVAQGHGGEDMVAVLHALESRTDGAPGHGSAGGRLGDRPRPEPKGAVSSHPR, from the coding sequence ATGGTGTACACGGGATTCGTCGGCCTCGGGGTCATGGGACAGCCGATGGCGCTCAACCTCGCCCGCGCGGGGACCCCTCTCGTCGTCTGGAACCGCACCGCGGCCGCCTGCGATCCCCTGCGCTCGGCCGGCGCCGAGGTCGCGGCAGGTCCCGGTGAGGTGTTCGACCGGGCCGACACCGTCATCCTCATGCTGGCCGACGAGACCGCCGTCGACGCGGTACTGGCGCGCGGGACGGCCGACTTCGCCGCGCGCGTCGCCGGGCACACCGTCGTGCACATGGGCACGGTGTCACCGCAGTACTCGGCGGGCCTGCGGGACGACATCAGGTCCGCGGGCGGACGGTACGTCGAGGCCCCGGTGTCCGGCTCCCGGGTCCCCGCGGAGCAGGGGCAGTTGGTGGTCATGCTGGCCGGTGACGACGAGGACGTGACGGCCGTGCGCCCACTGCTCGCGCCCCTGTGCCGCGAGCAGTTCGACTGCGGCTCCGTCCCCGACGCGCTGCTGATGAAGTTCTCGGTGAACCTGTTCCTGATCACCCTGGTCACCGGTCTGACCGAGGCCTTCCACTTCGCCGACCGGCACGGGCTCGACCAACGCCTGCTCCGGAACGTCCTGGACGCGGGCCCGATGGCCAGCGCCGTGTCGCGCGTCAAGGCACCGAAGCTGCTCGCCCGGGACTTCGCCGTCCAGGCCGCGGCCACGGACGTCCTCAAGAACAACCGGCTGATCGCCGAGGCCGCCCGGCAGGCCGGTCTGGCCTCCCCGCTCCTCGACATCTGCCACACGCTCTTCGGCGAGACGGTCGCCCAAGGCCACGGCGGCGAGGACATGGTGGCGGTCCTGCACGCGCTGGAGAGCCGGACCGACGGCGCGCCCGGGCACGGTTCAGCGGGCGGCCGGCTCGGAGACCGGCCGCGCCCCGAGCCCAAGGGAGCGGTCTCCTCACACCCACGCTGA
- a CDS encoding TetR/AcrR family transcriptional regulator, with protein sequence MATVPERGPRERMVFSAAQLIRREGVAAAGMREVAARARAPRGSLQHYFPGGKEQLVNEAVGWAGRYAGNRVARFLAALPDPTPSGLFAGMVGQWTEEYRTAGFAGGCPVAAATVDRAESAVSTREAAADAFSAWAGAVSRALVDMGVPVGRAGALATLMISALEGAILVARAERDVRALTVVSEELGPLLDAAVSKGE encoded by the coding sequence ATGGCAACGGTGCCCGAACGGGGGCCGCGGGAGCGGATGGTCTTCAGCGCGGCCCAGCTCATCCGGCGCGAAGGCGTCGCCGCCGCGGGGATGCGGGAGGTCGCCGCGCGAGCCCGGGCGCCGCGGGGGTCGCTCCAGCACTACTTCCCGGGGGGCAAGGAGCAGCTCGTCAACGAGGCCGTGGGCTGGGCGGGCCGGTACGCCGGCAACCGTGTCGCGCGCTTCCTCGCAGCGCTGCCCGACCCGACGCCCAGCGGTCTGTTCGCCGGGATGGTCGGCCAGTGGACCGAGGAGTACCGGACCGCCGGCTTCGCGGGCGGCTGCCCGGTGGCCGCGGCCACGGTGGACCGCGCGGAGTCCGCCGTCTCCACCCGGGAGGCCGCGGCCGACGCGTTCTCGGCCTGGGCCGGCGCGGTGTCACGCGCCCTGGTGGACATGGGCGTGCCCGTGGGGCGGGCCGGCGCCCTCGCCACCCTCATGATCAGCGCCTTGGAGGGGGCGATTCTCGTGGCCCGCGCCGAACGGGACGTACGCGCGCTGACCGTGGTGTCCGAGGAGCTCGGTCCGCTGCTCGACGCGGCGGTGAGCAAGGGGGAGTGA
- a CDS encoding low affinity iron permease family protein, protein MTIEHPADRGGDKRGRFERFAESASKFTSSPVFFVFCLALVSLTVALHIVGVEVTWLLFAGESMTAVTLMLLALLKNSELRADRAIQRKLDAIAAALLEAQNGTPGKAHENLRKVIRLEDEI, encoded by the coding sequence ATGACCATCGAGCACCCCGCCGACCGTGGTGGCGACAAACGCGGCAGATTCGAACGGTTCGCCGAGTCCGCGTCGAAATTCACCAGCTCACCGGTCTTCTTCGTGTTCTGCCTCGCGCTGGTCTCCCTCACCGTCGCGCTGCACATCGTCGGCGTCGAAGTGACGTGGCTCCTCTTCGCCGGCGAATCCATGACCGCGGTGACCCTCATGCTCCTCGCCCTGCTGAAGAACTCCGAACTGCGGGCCGACCGCGCGATCCAGCGCAAGCTGGACGCCATCGCCGCCGCCCTGCTCGAAGCGCAGAATGGCACCCCGGGAAAGGCGCACGAGAACCTCAGGAAGGTCATTCGGCTGGAGGACGAGATCTGA
- a CDS encoding ricin-type beta-trefoil lectin domain protein, which translates to MTSQPLTRSTVLRAALTTSLLALSVGALSAAPASAATGTITGLAGKCLDVAGANSANGTAVQLYDCNGTAAQQWTVGSDGTVRALGKCLDVTGNSTADGARLQLWDCSGGANQKWTVSAARDLVNPQANKCADVTGNTSANGSPIQIWTCTGGANQKWTAPAAGGGGTNPSAPMAVAPYLYNGWGSPPNPTTVMNATGVKWFTLAFVLSNGYCNPQWDGSRALTGGVDQQTVNTVRAAGGDIIPSFGGYSGNKLESSCSSAGELASAYQKVINAYGLKAIDIDIEADAYSNPTVQQRTVDALKTVKANNPGIKLYVTIGTGQNGPDTSLINRAASSGLTVDSWTIMPFDFGGAGQNMGTLTQRAAEGLKTALKNAYGYSDDQAYRDMGISSMNGITDQNETVTVADFQTILGYAQQHHLARLTFWSVNRDRPCTSGVADSCSGVGQQDWDYTRVLAKYTG; encoded by the coding sequence ATGACCAGCCAACCCCTCACCCGTTCCACCGTGTTGCGCGCCGCGCTCACCACCTCGCTGCTCGCGCTCTCGGTCGGTGCCCTGAGCGCGGCGCCCGCCTCCGCCGCCACCGGCACCATCACGGGCCTCGCGGGCAAGTGCCTCGACGTGGCCGGGGCGAACTCCGCCAACGGCACGGCCGTACAGCTCTACGACTGCAACGGCACAGCCGCCCAGCAGTGGACGGTCGGCTCGGACGGGACGGTACGAGCCCTCGGCAAGTGCCTCGACGTCACCGGCAACTCGACCGCCGACGGCGCCCGGCTCCAGCTGTGGGACTGCTCGGGGGGCGCGAACCAGAAGTGGACGGTCTCCGCGGCCCGCGACCTCGTCAACCCGCAGGCCAACAAGTGCGCCGACGTCACGGGCAACACCTCCGCGAACGGCTCCCCGATCCAGATCTGGACCTGCACGGGCGGCGCCAACCAGAAGTGGACCGCCCCCGCCGCGGGTGGCGGCGGCACCAATCCCAGCGCGCCGATGGCCGTCGCCCCGTACCTCTACAACGGCTGGGGCAGCCCGCCGAACCCCACCACCGTCATGAACGCCACGGGCGTCAAGTGGTTCACGCTGGCCTTCGTGCTCAGCAACGGCTACTGCAACCCGCAGTGGGACGGCAGCCGTGCGTTGACCGGCGGCGTCGACCAGCAGACGGTCAACACCGTACGAGCGGCCGGCGGCGACATCATCCCGTCGTTCGGCGGCTACAGCGGCAACAAGCTGGAGAGCTCCTGCTCGAGCGCCGGAGAGCTGGCGTCCGCCTACCAGAAGGTCATCAACGCCTACGGACTCAAGGCCATCGACATCGACATCGAAGCCGACGCCTACAGCAACCCGACGGTCCAGCAGCGCACCGTGGACGCCCTCAAGACCGTCAAGGCCAACAACCCCGGTATCAAGCTGTACGTCACCATCGGCACCGGGCAGAACGGCCCCGACACGAGCCTCATCAACCGGGCCGCGTCGTCCGGTCTGACCGTCGACAGCTGGACGATCATGCCGTTCGACTTCGGCGGCGCCGGTCAGAACATGGGCACGCTCACCCAGCGGGCCGCCGAGGGCCTCAAGACCGCCCTCAAGAACGCCTACGGCTACAGCGACGACCAGGCGTACCGGGACATGGGCATCTCCTCCATGAACGGCATCACCGACCAGAACGAGACGGTCACCGTCGCGGACTTCCAGACCATCCTCGGCTACGCCCAGCAGCACCACCTGGCGCGGCTCACCTTCTGGTCGGTCAACCGCGACCGCCCCTGCACGAGCGGCGTCGCCGACAGCTGCTCCGGAGTGGGCCAGCAGGACTGGGACTACACCCGCGTCCTCGCCAAGTACACCGGCTGA
- a CDS encoding carboxymuconolactone decarboxylase family protein, translating to MKRSPLDGRAPGAPRVPPLPPSEWPAPLRALLADSQKDGAGRVNLFGTLAHHPALAHAWLSLARVLTHEGTLGDRRRELVVLRTAHRLGGTFVHERHRTQAARAGLTTGEIRAVAADQDTHPWPEEELALLETCDLLAANTAVPEALWQRLTRFLGPEQLVELLILAGQTAAMCTTLGVLGTPADDTGTGRPCRGGALTLRDTP from the coding sequence ATGAAGCGGTCACCCCTGGACGGCCGGGCGCCCGGTGCGCCCCGCGTCCCGCCCCTCCCGCCGTCCGAGTGGCCCGCTCCGCTCCGCGCCCTCCTGGCGGACTCCCAGAAGGACGGTGCCGGCCGGGTCAACCTCTTCGGCACCCTCGCCCATCACCCCGCCCTGGCCCACGCGTGGCTCTCCCTCGCCCGGGTGCTCACCCACGAGGGCACGCTGGGCGACCGCCGACGCGAGCTGGTCGTCCTGCGCACCGCCCACCGGCTCGGCGGGACCTTCGTCCACGAGCGTCACCGCACGCAGGCGGCACGGGCCGGACTGACGACGGGGGAGATCAGGGCCGTCGCGGCGGACCAGGACACCCATCCCTGGCCGGAGGAGGAGCTCGCCCTGCTGGAGACCTGCGACCTGCTCGCCGCCAACACCGCAGTACCAGAAGCTCTTTGGCAGCGGCTCACGCGCTTCCTGGGTCCGGAGCAACTGGTCGAGCTGCTGATCCTCGCCGGACAGACCGCCGCCATGTGCACCACCCTCGGCGTCCTTGGCACCCCCGCCGACGACACCGGTACCGGACGCCCGTGCCGCGGCGGTGCCCTCACCCTCAGGGACACCCCATGA